The Elaeis guineensis isolate ETL-2024a chromosome 5, EG11, whole genome shotgun sequence DNA segment ATTCTTGTCCTGACATATGCACAGGTGCTTTTGGTCAAGTTGATGTCATTTCCATCTTCAACATTGCAATTGATGTGTATATGATAATGGATGCTCTATACCATTTGTTCTTGAGAGCATATTTAACTACAAATGGATTAAATATCAGTTAGGCTCATTTATCATAGTTGAATCCGACTTCTTTATTGGTAAGCTTGGTGGACTTAATTTTGTGGTCGCTATTGCTTCCCAAAATATTAGGATGTACCTCATTCACAAGTCCTCGTCATTCTGAAAGAACGTTTAGGCCCCGAAAATTTTGCTAgtgcttcttttttcttttatgtatGGTTGAAACTTAGCCCCAATTGCATTTTCAAGAACCTCACTGTCCATGTTTGGTTTAGTAAAAACATGTGTTTTCATCAAGCAACAACATGTCACTCTTTGATGACACATTTGTCTTTAATTGCTGGCACCTGTTTAGGGTCTTTATGTTTTCCCTATTGTTCACTACAGCCTTTGGGTATTTAGAAACTCTATCCCACTGTTGAAATTTTTACTGGTTAAAAAACTTGGTGTTTTACAGTGACAAATTTACAATGGTGCACCTACAGTTGTAGGTAATGCACCATATGTAACAGTCTCAGATGGTCATGTTCTCTTCTTTTATGGACTTGAATGGGCGGAAGCCTGGCCAATTCAACCAATATCATGTTATCTCAAAATAATGTCTTGTATATCAAGTTAGTTGTTAATTATTTACTAGAATCACTGAATATGACTGCTGGTTGGACTCTCATAATAGAAAACCTCAGATAATCCACCTAGCCTTGAAGTTACGAGATACCTGCCTTGGAAATTTTTTGTTGAGGATTTGTATATATATTTaaagctcaattttttttctggGGTATCTTTGGACATTCTCAGACATCGTTTACTCCACCAGAAGGAAATGGTCCATTGGCATTAAATCTTTCAAGCATGGGAAAGGGCCAGGCATGGGTTAATGGACAGAGTATAGGGCGATACTGGCCTGCTTATCTGTCGCCATCAACAGGCTGCTCAGAAGGTTGCGATTACCGAGGACCATATGATTCAAATAAATGCTTAAAGAGCTGTGGGCAACCTGCTCAAATACTGTAAGATTATTTTCCTTGTCTTTTTACATGAACTGTCcagaaattatgttgttgcagtTTCGTCATCCAAATGAATGTACAGACACTATTTATTCACATCTTCCCTGGCTTGTGTTTGTTGCACTCTGCTAAAATGAATGTACACAATAGCCTTGCATAAAAATGAATTTTTTATCACATACAGAAGGAGAAGACCAATTTAAATTTGGGTTTGAGGTTTGGAACATCAGATTCAGTGGTATATGCAAAAAAAGTAAATGATAGTTCAATGCATATTCTTAATGTTATCTTAGCAGCAAGAACATTTAGTAAAAACTGTAAAACGATAACCATCAATGGCTTGTCCCAATTATTTGGTTTTGGCCTGAAGAATCTTTATTTTCCAAAAATTCTATGGAGGACAACTCTCCATGTTGCTGCAAGTTTCTCCTAATTCCTGCTCACAACATTCATTCAGATTAGGTTCAACCTATCCATTTTTCTAGACCTTTTAAATTCAAGAACCTCTCCTTTCAAGACCCTTTAGCATAGATTCAAGAACCTCAATTTGTCAGGGTCTGCTCATATCATTGTTTCATATGTTCATTTCATCTCAACCATCTTGCCGTCATTCATCCTCAGTACCACTTTTAGACCTCTTGTATGCTTGTTCCTCACTCTTTTCCTCCTAGTCATACCTCAAATCCATCTCAACATTATCATTTCTACTTGGTTGAGCATAATTTATATGAAAGAAGATGAAGATCAAGAGCATCATGGGTTTTGGTTACCACCCAAAATTTGTTGCTGTATGGGCTTCTATTAGGTCAGTTGATCTAATATAGCCCTTCAGTCTTATTTTCAGGATACCAATATCTAGTGCTTGTTGTGGGGAGAAGTCCTCATATCAATCAGAGAAGTTACTTCCCACTGCTATTACAAAAGAAACTcacattttcttttttaaataacTTGATTGATTCTTCAAGTCCTACTCATCTACTGCTGCCTCAAATATTCATGATGTGCTATTCAGAATTCTAAAGGTTGAAATTGACTTTTCACAAAAAAGTTCTTGAGGTTGTCAACCATTTTAGTTTATCATTTCCGGTGACAAATGATTCTAGTCATTGATTATGAAGCTTGAGCATTTGATATTCTTTTCAAGATAAATTCATTATGTAACTTTCATATCCTTAGATTATTAATACTAATATGGAGaaactataaaattttaggtATCACATTCCGCGATCCTGGGTACATCCTGGCAAAAATCTATTGGTTCTGCATGAAGAACTTGGTGGTGATCCTACTAAGATTACAATACTGACCAAAACAGGAGAAGCAGCATGCGCACATGTATCTGAATTGGATCCTCCACCTGTAGACTCCTGGAAACCAAACTCCACAGCTACATCAATGGACCCTGAGCTTCGGTTGTCATGTGAGCAAGGATGGCATATTGTTCTGGTAAATTTTGCAAGCTTTGGCATGCCTCAAGGACAATGTGGATTCTTCAGTCATGGGACTTGCAGTTCAGATGGTGTTCTTCCAATCATCCAAAAGGTATCATCATTTATTTGACCATCATCTTGTTTCAAATTGTGGATTTTTTCCCCTCCCGTGGATCATTTTTAAGGCCCTACGTAAATTTAGGCCCCTTATATTGTTGTTATTTAATATTTCATGCAATGCAGTAATTAGTTTCACCCTGCACCTATGGCCTGTGTTGCATAGACACAGACATGGGATCAGCATTCAGATGTGTATACAAATGTCTGACTCTACAAAAGGGGAATAAGTATATAAGGGGatgcataagaaaaaaaaatatagctaaATTATATATTCAGTTTTTAAACAATGTAAAATAGAAAATGTCAATAGATTATTTGTGCATCCAAACTCCAAAATTACCTCAAGGATATAAGAAAAAACATGACATTCTGCAAGCTTATTTAAATACTTGCTTCCTTAAGTTCTTAAAACAATAAAATTCTACTTCCAAACATCATGTGGGTAGAACTCATTTGTTGGAAATGCCAACTTTTCATTTTTCTCTGAAAACAAAGACAGAATTTGATAAGTATCTAAAACTTTGCCGCACACCTGGCTTGTGGATATGAATCCAACACAAATTCTTCAAGGTGGACACTAGTATTGCCATCATCTTGTTGGTGTTTTGTTGACTGGTCTTTGGGAGTCATGTACAGTTCCATGTCCTCAGGAGTCACATATTGTATGGTATCTAGAAGGTGCTTTGCTGGTCCAGTATGAAGTAGGCCTGGCAgtcatgtactgtatatggagACATGTTGAATGCTGTACAAGTACTTTTTGTTTGCACTTGGTGATCAGTTTATATGGTACTAAATAAAACCATCTTTCTTACCAAAAGTTGGACACAAGTGTGCAGGAACACAGCTTATGTTAGCTTGAAACATTTAGAAAGAGACAGATTTAAAACTAGCCCTTACAATTGCATTGGGATAGCATCAGCTTGTGTGAGGAACAACAACTGTTCTAGTATCTGCCACAGTTGTCTTCTAAAATCAAAACCAAAAGGTGGTGTTTGCAGACTGCATTTCTGTGCTCTTGGTCATGGTTTAGGGATATTGTTGTGATATCAAACACacactctctctttctttctttttgctggAATATATATTTGTAGAATTAGTGTAGCTCCAATTTTAATAGTACTGATCCTTTTATCTGAAAAAGGTTTATAGAAATTCAGAGCTGAATGGTATACGTGAATCATTAAAATGAGATCGGTAGAAGGTGCATCTTGAAAAATCAATTGCAACGTACATCCCTTACTCAAGTTAAAAATAGTCCTCTATCTGTCCATTTAAAGCTTGAAGTTCTTCTGAGCTATTCATGAATGATTCTGAGCCAGCAACATCCAGGCTGTTCACTCAAATCAAAATTATACAACACTTTTTTCCCTGTCTAAGTACTCAATTATGCTCCAGGAATGCATTGGTCGTGAGAGCTGCTCAGTAACTGTGTCAACCCTCGAGTTTGGGGATCCATGCCCAGGAGTTCCCAAAAGCCTTGCAGTGGAAGTACTTTGCAGTGAATAACTTGCACACTAGCAATGAAGGCATCTTGTTCCCACCTGTCTTCTCTTACCTCACTTGTCTTTTATGTAAATGTGCAACCGAACGCTACGCATTATTGTGATCAACTGAACAGTTGCTGATAGGAAAAACCTTTGGTGCAACTGAtacataaattatttatgaattaataTGTAAAGCTTCTCAACCCTTTTTGAGTTAATGGTGGATAATTAACTGGATGAAGAACTAGCAGGACGTCATTGGCATGATGCACCTGATCACTCTTTGGATCTCACACCTGAAACCTTTCTGGTGTTTTATATTCTTTGCAGGAAACTACAGGAATTTTGATTGGATAAGTTACTAAGACAAATTTCAAAATAGAATTGTTGAAAATTGTGGTAAATATGCGATAGGTGTTCATTCAGGACCAGCGAAACTATGATAATGCACTCATTTCTTTAAAATCTGCTGTCTATTTTTACCAGTGTAGGCTTAGCAAGTAATCTGATGCTTTAGTCAATGCCACAACAACCATTGCCACCACCCTTTATGCAACTTCTGAGAACCAGAACAAGGTTCTCTTTCATTACCACCAAGTAACTGCGATCCACTGGAAGCATTCACATGACTATTGGCGTAAGTTGTTTCCTTCATACGAAATGATATGTTTTAGCTAACTCAAGAAATGAAAAGGTATGGAACATCTTCATGTCTGTTTAGCTTGAACCTGTACTCAAATTCCACTACTAAATGGATATTGGCTCCTCTTTATTAGAAAACTTGAAAGACCATACACGTTGCATATTCAGCTAAATACAAATTGTCTATCAGGTAGACAATGTGTTCTGGCAAACAGCCTGGAAAGACCCATTCCTTTCAAGCTATTTTAGGGCCTAGATAATATCTTTTGGATCATGGAATTAGCAGAATTTTCCCGATATGAGCACTGCTTTCCATTAGCCTGTGAGCTTCGGCTGCTTCAGACAGGGGAAAGGACTTGAAAACTACAGGCTTAACCTTTCCAGCTGCAATAGCTGGCCAGACATGCTTCTCTACCTCCCCAACAATCACTGCTTTATTTTCTGGGCTTCTGTTCCGCAGTCCAGCAGCTGCACACACATGATTATCAAATATTTCACCACAAAACAGATTAAGACAAACTCTCTACGTGACCAACATCAAACAACTCATCAGATTTCAAACCCCCCCAATACTTGGTGTTTTCATGATGGCAGGTAAGCTACACAAAATGGTTAAGCTTTTGCTGAGGTTCTGCTAACAAGTTCTTTGATGAGATGAAATGATCAGTATATATTTCACCATAAAATAGATTACAACATACTTTCCAGGAGACCAACATTAAACAACTTATCGGATATGCAAACCCCTAATAATTGGTGTTTTCATGAAGGCATATAAGCTACACAATATGGTTAAGCTTGTGTTTGAGGTTCTGCTAGCAAGTTATTGGATGAGATGAAATGATTAAAAGCTTTCATCCCTGAAAAAATGGGGAAGCTCCATGGCAGCCAGTCAAGTGCTTTAATTTTCAATGAAACAGATGCGGAACCAAAGAAAAGAAACAGCTCATCTCCTGGATATGGAAAATGGTCACCATGAATAATTCTGGATCTGACTCGAGAAAATTTTCCTACCAGTTAGTTTTAGTTTTGGGTTGCTTTATTATCTAAAGATTAGCATCCAAATTATCAAACTGGAAGCTATTAAACATAAACACATCATGGTCAGGTCATGTTATGGGAAGGAAGAAGCGAATAGTGAGTTTCACTTCCGCTAGTTTATCCCTGCATTAAGCGGTTCACAACTACTTACAGTGTCTTAGATGCAACCAGATGCCTCTAATAGCCAACTATACTTTATTAAAGCCCGCCCATGACAAGAAATTGCTACCAGTGAACTCTTTATTCGATAGAACCTTTCTTAGGAAAACAAGTTTATGCAGAATCAAGGAAGCAAGTGCaaaatagaaaggaaaagaaagactgAAGACTTTCAACAAAAAGTTTGAGATATGCAATTTTAGTACCTTGAAGAGTAAGACGCTTAGCAAGCAAACATGAGAGATTCACTTGTGCGACAGTGCCTCCCTGGAAACCAATGATAAATATCCTCCCATCGATATTTAAGCTGTCAAGATTTCGCTGCAAGTATGGTGCACCAATGTTATCCAGTATAACATCAACACCTGTGTCACCATTACCTGGACTTAGATGACTGTGATTGCCATTAAGCCTGAGCATGATGAAGACAATAGAACATACCTTTTCCTGCTGTTTCTTCTTTCACACGTGCAACAAAATCTTCAGTCTTATAGTTGATGCAGACGTCAGCACCAAATTGCTTACAGGCAGCAAGTTTTTCTTCAGTGCCTAAGAAGTGAACAGAGTTCTACATATTAATCATGAATCCGATTAACATGGTATGCACAACAAGTCTATTTCTTTTTCCTATTAACATCACCAGACCTGCTGTGACGAACACCCGAATTCCAAGATGTTTGGCCATCTGGATAGCAAATGTGCCAATCCCACTAGATCCCCCATGAATCTGAAATTATTCAGTGTCAGGGATTTAAAAAGCCAAAGCAATGCATATTCATTTTAATTGCTTATATTGGAAATGTGATAAAAGGTCCGATTGGACAAACAAATAGCCTATCCTTGAGCTATCCCTCACATTATTGAAGAGCTGTGAGAAAATGCTGCAGAAAGATGAAGAAATTGATGGATCATGAGAACCGGTAGATCTCACATTGCCAAGGTATTTTGAATACCAGAATTTACCATTTTAGATGGATTGCATTAACCACCAAGACTCTGGAGTTCTCCCACCTTTCTCTGTTAATAACTGTCGCAATTTCAGTAGATATTTCATTCATAGAGTGATCAGGCACCCAAAGATGCCTGAAAGacatactttttttttaaaaacaatttAGAGTATAAGATATTATTTCTCTTATTATACTTTATAGTAATACATCTATAGATGTTCTGGTACAGTACAATTATCCAATTGCACTGATAAGAAGATACTAAAGTTGATCTGTTATATGAAAGCTGTAATATGTTGATATTATTTCACTGAAAAATCTCGTCACCTAATAAGTTTCCGGTATACTTGTGTCTCTACAAATTCCCTTTGAGAGTATTCAATATACCTTTTTGTTTGAGAAAAAGATGGAGGTGGCCCATCAAATTCATTTTATAGGGAACCATAATGACAACAGAACGAGAAAAGCAAAGGGCTTTTTACATGTATATCCTctcaaacattcaaatttgcataaATACCCTTTCAACAGTGATATCTGCatgtataccctcataaaatacctttttttgcatatgtacccatatcatctaacaccgttaaaaattaacggtttaaaattaaaatgtctaaaatatccttatggatagatgtgtaaaaagaaaaatttataaggatatatatgtaaatagcaattttatgagggtattcatgcaaatttgaatatttagaaggGTATACATGCAACAAACTCTTAACATAAATATACTTCTCTTGGTTTGTTAATTCTTTCCTTattctaatagaaaaaaattaacatatacaactaaaataataaatttacttaatttattaatttatatagataaaatgatctttttatcaaatgatagatcaaaattattttatctagaaaTTAAACAGATCATAACCATCCATTTTTcctctaatgtataataatatgctTCTAAGAACAATATCTGAATctgatattagatgaatagctTGTGCATTTGCATAGAATGGACATAGTTATGAATTTGGATATTATGTAACAATaagaatttataatcttattatattttgttttaaaaatttttatcgaaaatatctttgtgaagtgtATAAGGTATATTATGTTATTATAAGATGGACATAATTGTCTTATCTtgcataatattaaaatataatataatattttaatatataaaatattatataatatcattatcgtattgttatattatgtaatatgttaCTACCTTGTCGAGTAAGAGGGTCTGAATCCATccagatgaaatagataaaaattaaactaaaattttttgcatgtatatctttCTAAACATacaaatttgcatgaataccctcataaaattgctatttgtatatatacccttataaattttctttttgcatatctacctataaggatattttagtcatttaaattttaaccattaattttttaatagcgTTAAATGATATAgatacatatgcaaaaaaaaaaaagaaaacagaaagatatatatataaaataagtattttatgggggtatacatacaaatatcaattttgaaaggatattcacgcaaatttgaatgtttagaaggGTATACACGCAGAAAACCCAAAAGCAAATGGGAAGTGAAAAAACATGCCATTGTCTCACTTGTGTAAAGCAGACTCCAGCTACAATAAACAAGAATCTCCAACCTTAAAAGTTGAATCCCATCCCTCACCTTACTCTTAGCTTGCCCAAATATAGTCCCAAATTTAAAACAACAATAGTTCAAGATTCTTGTATAGAACAGCCTCGAGTTCTCCAATGTTAAGATAAAAAAAACCAAGTTCACTCCTTTTCTGCCAATAGCATCACCAGACAAGCATATTATTCTCAAATGTTTTATTCACCTACTGCTCTCCAACCACATGGATAATGAAGAAGTAAAGATGAAATATGCATTGTACTGAGTTTCATGCTGAATAGACAAATATTATCTTACTCTTTCAGATGACTTTGGTAGTCGAAAACTACAAGAGGAACTATAGAGCACAGATGACAGGCATAGACATGGTCCTCATAATGTGGGGTATTAAGAGCTTGTTCCCTGGGAGTTCGCAATTAATAGAATGACCTGAACAAGATGTTATCTGTCCAAAATATCTAATTGCAATGGTAATAGGGATCGAGATAAAACAACACAACTTTTAAGTTCCCAAGCTATAAGCCTTTCATGTCATTGTAGATAAGCAATATTCATGACAGACTGATTAACACACACCACAAACAGTTTGTTAATATAAAAAGAGTTCAAAAAGTAAGAGATTTACCAGGAAAGACTCCCCTGGGGACAGCCTGCTCATCATGAACACGGTCGACCACACAGTGCATGCCACTTCAGGAAAGCTTGCAGCATCCCTCAAAGAAACACCTGGTGGGAGAGGAAGGACTTGCCCGGCCGGCACTGCCACCTTCTCCGCATACCCACCTCCACTCAGAAGAGCacaaacctgaacaaggtgacaATCCACgaacaaggatcaaagaatgaacaaataaataagtaCAGTTCAAGCTCAGAGCAAATCAATGAAATTTCATATTATGTAAAACTTTTGCAACCCAAGTACTGATCAAGAAGCAAGGCGTACAGTACGTGATCCATTTAAAAGAAATTTAAATACCCTGCAAAACCTAACTCTGATAGAAAACTTACAGCGAACTAACATTAACTCAGCTGCAAAAACCTAGGGTGAGCCTAATTGTTGAGCTTTCATACATTTTAAAACCGtgcttttgtcttttttttttttttttttttcttttgatagggGGGTCTCTAATCAAGAGGAAAGATCTAATCTGAGTGATTTCCTCTGCAAAAtcgtaactttttttttttcacaaaaacgCTGCACATCCACACTGTTCGGACCCTAATTTTTCTTAAATATCCAACCTTTTTTTTGGAAAGAGACGAGGGGTGAATGGTGTAGTAGTAGTAGGTACCTGATCGCCGACCTTCCACCGGGTAACGTACTTGCCGACGGCGATGATGGTACCGGAGCACTCGAGGCCGGGGTAGGGGCTAGCACCTTTGGGCGGGGGGTAGGAGCCCTTGCGCTGAACGGTGTCGGCCCGGTTAAGGGCGGCGGCGGCGACCTCGATGAGGACCTCATCGTCGCCAACGGCGGGGTCGTCCACCTCCTGGGCCTGGAGGACCTCCGGGCTGCCGGGGCTGGTGATTACCACGGCCTTCATCGCGCTCTCGCCGGCTGTCGGAGCGATCGGGGCGACAGGCTGTTTGGATAAGTCAAGGGAATAGCGGTGTGAACTGTGAAATCCACCGCCGCTAATATAATACGATAGTGGGGTAGGGGGTGAAAATGGCAATTCCAAATGACAAATTTGTCACGGTtcgttttttttggtagaatttgTCACAGTTCTACGACAATATATAGATACATGAGCTGAGAGAAAAGAAGGTGGAGAGGGACATAGGATTGCCGAGGTAGCCACGAACCTTGAGAATACACTTGGCCAAGAGAGTGAGTAAGGTGTCCCATGTTTTCTGCAGAGGTTTCTATCTCATGTTGGTGCTCATAACACTGATGCATGCGATCAGAAATTCTTGGTGTTGCTGTCAATCTCCCCATATGAGGTCGGACGCCGAGGTAGAATCACCACTGGACCTTCATCCGaacacctacaaaataagtccacACCAGAATGGTGTTCTCCGACGTAGacatccgatgctcaagtcaggagATTGGAGACAAGAAGAGGAGAGAGTGAAAAGTCGATTGTATACTTTGGAGAGTCCTGGAGTCTTTAATTTATAGGAGAGGAGTTTGAAACGTATCCATTCCAAAGTTCTGGTGCTTTTCGAATTTGTCATATAAATAGATTCAAAGAAGGACTTTTCTTTTATGGGAGATTTAATCGCGAAGGAATCCTATCTTATTTGCACTTTTTCAATTGGAAGGATGGGCCTATTGGTGGAAGAAATAGATCGGCCATAACCGATCTAGTAGGTTATCCATACCGAAAAACTGGAGTCTATGGAGCGGATACTTGTCCTCTTGCTTGTCAAAGTAGGTCGACGAAATGAAGAAGGTCGTCCTTCGAGGTGAAACGGGATTAGATTGAAGAATAAAAATTGCTGCTAACTCGATAGGTCGTATTAGGTGATCACCATATCTATACTTTAGCCCAGCAAAAGCCATCTCCAGTAGCTCGGCTGTGAGTAGCTCGACGGTGATGAGGTTGTTTGGACTGAGGCTGAAGTACGGATCTATAACAGATGCCCCCCACGCTCAAGACTGAGCTGCTAATAAGTCGGTCAAAGAGAGTACCCAGTCCGAGGTCGAGGTTGATATAGTCGAGCTGTTTTTCATGGACATGTGTCGAAGATCGGTGCTCTAAAATGAATTGGCACTATATTTGGGCTGTTGATTCCTCAGACCCGTGGGAGCTCTGCCTTGACTAATTAGAGACCGCCACTTGTCGAACATCGATCGGGGGAGGTACATCGTCAGTAGATCGGAGTCGTCCTAGAGTTCTATAACTAGGACCACAGTAACTTCCTTTTCACCGCTTCTACTGTTCGGAGGGGGGAGCTCTGGCACTTTACAATTCTGCATACTTGCTCGGATTAAGCTGAGCTACCTCTGCTCATCGTCTTTCGTTTGCTCGGCCGCTTCATTCTTAGATCAGTTCCTTTCTCCTTAGCCATGAGTGAGTCTAGCTTGTCTCTTGACACCTGGAGCTTAGGTGATGGTTTTAGAAGTATGGGCCCCGAGATGTTGAGCTTGGGGAATGATGGCAAGAGTGTAGCCCCCGAGTCATTAAGCTCGAAAAATGACATTAGCAGCGCAGACCCTAAGTCTGACATTGCTTGTCCTTCGGATAGACCTGAAGTCCCGGACTTCGATCCATATAGAGTAGATTCCATCCTTACCCCCAAGGACCTGGAGATTATTAGGCTGAAATACCAAATACCAGTCGAGTTTAAACTGGAGGTTGCCATTCCAGGCGAAAGAATAGCTCTTCCTCGTGCAGGCTGAGTTGGTTTGTACGAGGAAGCTTTGAAGGCCGGAGTGCAGCTGTCTTTTCACTATCTCATAGTGGAATTTCTTAAATTATATAGAATAAGTTCTGTAGTATCACGCTGAACTCATGACGCCAGATTATAGGTTTCTTTGCTCATTGCCTTTTCCTTGGGGTCGAATCGACCTTCCATTTTCTTCGGAACTCATTCATACTAAAGGAACATCCTAAAGAGAACGAGTGGTGGTACATCTCTCTTCGATGGGGACACCGTCTCTCTCGAGATGCTCCTACTTCAGTGCATAACTGGAAGGAGCATTTCTTCTACGTCTCGATCGAGCAACCCTGAGACTTCAGCATATCATAGGGTAGACCTCATAGGTCGGCGGTCAGAGCTCCAATCTTGTTTGACGTCGATGAGGAGGTATTGAAGTAGATCTTCAGTCAGACTCTCCCTTCACTAACTCAATTTCTTACCGCGGATATCTTGTTCAGGGTTGGGTTAAGTCTAGCCGACCCGAAGAGTGAGTAGCTTTTCATGCATCTTTTTTAGCTCgacatatttttcatttttttactaACCTTGTATACTATGCAGAAATGAATGCCAGTGACCTTGAAGCTCTTCGTCAGATTGTGAAAAGAAAAAAGGTGAGCAGGGCTCCAACTCCCAAATGCGGCCGCACTGAGGCCATCCTTGCCCAGCCTGCTGCTGGGGGCTTCTCGGGGCCGAACAGTACCCCGAGGAGGGAGTCTTCGGCATCTACAAAGGTAGTGGTGTCGATACAATTTGCTGCACCAGGGGAACCTGCCCCTCGACCTTCTGTATCCTCATCACAGAGGAACTCAGGTAGACCCTGAATCTCTATGAAGATGTCATCGCATCTGACCGACGTACAGGTCAGGACTTCCCCTCCGATGGAAGTTCTATCAGACGCTGGCATCCCAGACACCCGGATAGGTGTCAATGACTATCAGGTTGCTCAGTCTCTTCTTTAGTCGATTCTCCTGTCGGTCGATGTCGAGGCCTTTAATTCTGAGGGTGGTGCCTTCCGAGTCCAAGActcatatgattttgtacttcagATAAGTGGTGACCTCTTTATATTGCTCGATCATTAtcaatctcattatttattacCAATCTTCtcactctctttttttctttttttttataggtCGCCCATCATGTAGACCATTTTATCGAGGTGATGCGTGAAGCTCGGCGCATTTCGAAGGAAGCTG contains these protein-coding regions:
- the LOC105045416 gene encoding uncharacterized protein; the encoded protein is MKAVVITSPGSPEVLQAQEVDDPAVGDDEVLIEVAAAALNRADTVQRKGSYPPPKGASPYPGLECSGTIIAVGKYVTRWKVGDQVCALLSGGGYAEKVAVPAGQVLPLPPGVSLRDAASFPEVACTVWSTVFMMSRLSPGESFLIHGGSSGIGTFAIQMAKHLGIRVFVTAGTEEKLAACKQFGADVCINYKTEDFVARVKEETAGKGVDVILDNIGAPYLQRNLDSLNIDGRIFIIGFQGGTVAQVNLSCLLAKRLTLQAAGLRNRSPENKAVIVGEVEKHVWPAIAAGKVKPVVFKSFPLSEAAEAHRLMESSAHIGKILLIP